The Komagataeibacter sp. FNDCR2 nucleotide sequence TCGCCCGTGCGGAAGGTCCAGGCCACCTTCAGCCTGCCGACATTGCCGGTATTGATCTGCCGGAGCGGGGAGAAACGATCCCCGAACTGGGTGCGGCCATAGGCCTGCCAGTCATCATCGGGCATCTGCCCCGCATCGCCCGGGGTGGGCGCGTTCTGCGCCACGGGCGGCAGGTTGCCCGCGATATCCTGCGGGTCGCGGGTCATAGCGAAAATGACCACGATGACGGCGGCGGCGATCGCGCCCAGCAGGAGTGCGCGCGCGCCCATTCCCGCCGGTTGCAGGTGGCGCGTGACCCACGGCAGCGCCAGCACGACGCCAATGGGCACAAGAATATCGCCACGCGGGGCCAGCGCCCAGAAATCCAGCCCGACCTCGTGCACGGCCCAGACCATCGTGCCAAGCAGCAGCGCCGCGTAAACCGTCAGCGCCGACGCCTGCCGCCGCGCCAGCAGCCATGCCGTAACCAGCAGCAGAAAACCCGCCACCACGTAATAGAAGGACCCGCCAATCAGGCACAGCCATAGCCCGCCACCCAGCAGGTAAATACCTGAAAGGGCGCAGACAGCTATGGCAGCGGCCAGAAGGGGTGCCGAGCGTATGAGGCTATTCATAAGTTTTCCTGATTACAGCAATACAGTCCGAACATTCATCTATGAATGAACGTGCGAGATGCGCTCAGGTCAACCCCAGCTTTATGAATAAAGCGTGTAAATTACCGTTCGGCGGGCCGGAATATGTCTTTGCGCATGTGTTACGGGCCGGATATGACCTGCGCCAGCGTCGCGCGCGTGCCCCTGTCACGGATGGACTGCCGCAGGCGGACATAGGTCGCGACAAATCCGGGACTGGCCTGCAGGTCCCACCCGGCGAAGGCGCTCATCTCCAGCGCGTCCTCCAGGCGGGGGGAGGCCGCGTTCCTGCGGTCCTCATCCGTCAGATGAGGTTCGACAATGGTGTAGGGCTGCCCGCTGTCATCATGCCCGCGCAGGTATTCGGCGTAACAGGCCACGACGAAGGCAACGCGTATCGGGCTGCGGCCATGCGCCAGCACGCCCATGGCCGTGCTCTTGATGAACATGGGCAGCTTGGATGTGCTGTCGGATGCGATGCGCAGCAACTGGTCGCTAATGGCCCGGTTACGGAAGCGATGCAGCACGCGCCTGCCATATTCCGTCAGCGCCATGCCCGGCGGGGCGAGCAGCAGCGGCTCCGCGTCAAAGCCGAGATACTGCTCCACCAGCGTGACCTCGTGCAGGTCCGCCATGATTTCACTGACAATACGATAACCCGACAGCACGCCCGACAGGCCCAGCAGGGAGTGGGAGGCATTGAGCATATGCAGCTTCACCGCCTCATAGGGCTGGACGTTGTCGGTAAACTGCACGCCCACGGCATCAAGTTCCGGGCGGCCGGCGCAGAATTTATCCTCCACCACCCACTGGATGAAATCCTCGCAAAACACGGGTATGCGGTCATCCAGTCCGCTTTCCGCGTCCAGGCGGCGGATGTCGTCGGGGTGGACGGCGGGGGTGATGCGATCGACCATGGTGCAGGGGAAGGTGACGTTTTCCTCGATCCACCGCGCCAGGCCGGCATCGCGCGCGCGCGCCCAGGTCAGGAAGGCGGTACGCGCCACATGGCCGTTCTGGGGCAGGTTGTCACACGACAGGATCGTAAAGGGGCCTGCGCCGCTTTCACGCCGCCTGCGCAGGGCTTCGGTCACAAGCCCGAACACGGTGTGCGGGACGTCGCGCTTCAGATCCTCGGCAATGACGGGATGGTCCAGGGGGAAGACGCCATTTTCATCAACATAATAACCGCCTTCGGTCACGGTCATGCTGACAATGCGGATTGCCGGGTCGGCCAGCCGCGCGATGGTGGCCGCACGGTCGGACGGGGCATACATATATTCGGTGATCGAGCCGATCACGCGCACCACGTTGGGGGCGTCCGGCGCGCATTCAGTCAGGGAATACAGGCCGTCCTGCGCCGCCATATCCCGGGCTTTCGTGGCTTCGGCCTCGTTTTCCATAAGGCCGATGCCCAGCAGACCCCAGCCCGACTGGCCGGGACGCGCCAGCACGCGGTCCATGTACACCGCCTGATGGGCGCGGTGGAAATTGCCCATGCTGATATGGGCGATACCGGGTGTCACCTTGCCGCGTTCGTAGGCAGGCACCACAATATTGGGGGACAGATGGTGCAGGGTCGTATTATTGATTGCGGTCATGACCATTTTCCATGGAAGGTATTTCCTGACGCGTAATCACAAACATACACCGGCACAACCCGTGAATGGCGCGCCCCTGCCGCAAGCCTGCCTCGGGGCTGGGCCGAAAAAAAGGGGACTGGCGGATGTATGGGCGCTATTCGGTTTTCTAATACACAAAACTGCCCTATGAACCGTTTTCACCGTTGCCCATCAGTGTGCCGGTTCTGAAAATGACGGCATGGGGAAGTCCCTGCCGTTCCTGTCGTTGGTAATGTATGCGTATCCTCTATCTCATCAACAGCCTGAACGGGGGCGGGGCCGAACGGCCGCTACCCGCCATAATCGGGACATTGCGCGCCTGTGGGCACGAAGTCCGGGTCGTGGCGCTGGCGCGCAAGGCGGGTAACGCCATCGCCTGGCTGGAAGCCGCCGGAATCGACTATCATATCCTCGAAGACCGTGACCCCGAACGCTTCGCCACGCTGGGGCAGCTCCTGCGCTACGTGCGCGCCAACCGGCCGGACCTGCTGTGGACATCGCTTACGCGCGCAACGCTGCTGGGGCAGGTGATTGGCGGCCTGCTGCGCATTCCGGTGGTAAGCTGGCAGCATAACGAGTTCCTTAAACCCGCCAACCGCTTCCTGCTGCGCCAGACACGCAACCTGAGCGCGTTCTGGATAGCCGATTCCGAATTCGTGGCCCGCATCACCCAGCGCCAGCTTGGCATAGCGCCCGAGCGTATCCTCACATGGCCATTATTCGTCGCCAGCGCCGACAGTCCCGCCGCCACCGCGTGGGCCGGACAGACGGATACGGTATTCGAGATCGGCACGCTGGGGCGCCTGGAACCGGCGAAGAACATGGAACTGGCCATCCGCGCGATGGGCGTGATCCGGCAACGGATGCCCGAAGCGCGAATCCGCCTGTCCATCTGCGGTAGCGGATCGCTCATGCACGGCCTGCGCAAGCTGGCGGCGGAGCAGGAGGCGGACGTGAATTTCGAAGGGTT carries:
- a CDS encoding mannitol dehydrogenase family protein, yielding MVMTAINNTTLHHLSPNIVVPAYERGKVTPGIAHISMGNFHRAHQAVYMDRVLARPGQSGWGLLGIGLMENEAEATKARDMAAQDGLYSLTECAPDAPNVVRVIGSITEYMYAPSDRAATIARLADPAIRIVSMTVTEGGYYVDENGVFPLDHPVIAEDLKRDVPHTVFGLVTEALRRRRESGAGPFTILSCDNLPQNGHVARTAFLTWARARDAGLARWIEENVTFPCTMVDRITPAVHPDDIRRLDAESGLDDRIPVFCEDFIQWVVEDKFCAGRPELDAVGVQFTDNVQPYEAVKLHMLNASHSLLGLSGVLSGYRIVSEIMADLHEVTLVEQYLGFDAEPLLLAPPGMALTEYGRRVLHRFRNRAISDQLLRIASDSTSKLPMFIKSTAMGVLAHGRSPIRVAFVVACYAEYLRGHDDSGQPYTIVEPHLTDEDRRNAASPRLEDALEMSAFAGWDLQASPGFVATYVRLRQSIRDRGTRATLAQVISGP
- a CDS encoding glycosyltransferase family 4 protein codes for the protein MRILYLINSLNGGGAERPLPAIIGTLRACGHEVRVVALARKAGNAIAWLEAAGIDYHILEDRDPERFATLGQLLRYVRANRPDLLWTSLTRATLLGQVIGGLLRIPVVSWQHNEFLKPANRFLLRQTRNLSAFWIADSEFVARITQRQLGIAPERILTWPLFVASADSPAATAWAGQTDTVFEIGTLGRLEPAKNMELAIRAMGVIRQRMPEARIRLSICGSGSLMHGLRKLAAEQEADVNFEGFQRDPLAFCHKLHVYVQSSRFEGLCIAVHEAMQTGLPVIATPVGAIPDIIRDGENGFLLRTATPEALADRILYLYARPELCARIGHRARDDILRRYNTDTVHEKAMAIIHRAEALVHTRRS